In Caldilineales bacterium, the following proteins share a genomic window:
- the trxA gene encoding thioredoxin, whose amino-acid sequence MAKPFHVTDQDFQQKVLDSSGTVITDFWAEWCGPCKMIAPVLDQIAQEYDGKLSVAKLDVDENNSTAMAYGVFSIPTLIVFKDGKPVERIVGYQPKDRLLSRIKPHMA is encoded by the coding sequence ATGGCAAAACCCTTCCACGTCACCGACCAGGATTTTCAGCAGAAAGTGCTGGACAGCTCAGGCACTGTCATCACCGATTTCTGGGCCGAGTGGTGCGGCCCCTGCAAGATGATCGCACCCGTGCTCGACCAGATCGCGCAGGAATACGATGGCAAGCTCAGCGTAGCCAAGCTAGATGTCGACGAGAACAACAGTACGGCCATGGCCTATGGCGTGTTCAGCATCCCCACGCTGATCGTGTTCAAGGACGGCAAACCGGTTGAGCGCATCGTCGGCTACCAACCCAAGGACCGCTTGCTGAGCAGGATCAAGCCGCATATGGCCTGA
- the ugpC gene encoding sn-glycerol-3-phosphate ABC transporter ATP-binding protein UgpC, translating into MASVSYDHVYKRWGDVIAVNDLVLDIADKEFMVYVGPSGCGKSTTLRLLAGLEEISDGTIKIGDRVVNDVPPKDRDIAMVFQSYALYPHMSVFDNMAFGLKLRKTPKEEINRKVKEAADILGIGHLLDRKPKQLSGGQRQRVAVGRAIVRHPQVFLFDEPLSNLDAKLRVETRANISRLHQQLGTTFIYVTHDQVEAMTMASRIAVLKDGILQQVDTPQTLYDHPGNVFVAGFIGSPSMNFFDATLVEEGDTGRLMVDGGSFRLAVPANKTDAVRKYRGQQVIFGIRPEDLHNAQYTPPGFTAAPMQAKVDVTELMGNEIFVYLLTGEKQFMARVDPRTRVRAGDALDLNINMDYMHLFDPKTEAAII; encoded by the coding sequence ATGGCCAGTGTCTCTTACGATCACGTTTACAAGCGTTGGGGTGATGTCATTGCCGTCAACGATCTGGTGTTGGACATCGCTGATAAGGAATTCATGGTCTACGTCGGCCCCTCGGGCTGCGGGAAATCGACCACCCTTCGCCTGCTGGCGGGGCTGGAAGAGATCAGCGACGGCACGATCAAGATCGGCGACCGCGTGGTGAACGACGTGCCGCCCAAGGACCGCGACATCGCTATGGTCTTCCAGTCCTACGCCCTCTATCCGCATATGAGCGTCTTCGACAACATGGCCTTCGGCCTCAAGCTGCGCAAGACGCCCAAAGAGGAGATCAACCGCAAGGTCAAGGAAGCCGCCGATATCCTGGGCATCGGCCACCTGCTCGACCGCAAGCCCAAACAGCTTTCGGGCGGCCAGCGCCAGCGCGTCGCCGTCGGTCGCGCCATCGTTCGCCACCCGCAGGTCTTCCTCTTCGACGAGCCGCTCTCCAACCTCGACGCCAAGCTGCGCGTGGAAACGCGCGCCAACATCTCGCGGCTCCATCAGCAACTGGGCACCACCTTCATCTACGTCACCCACGACCAGGTGGAAGCCATGACCATGGCCAGCCGCATCGCCGTGCTGAAAGACGGCATCCTCCAGCAAGTGGATACGCCGCAGACGCTGTACGATCACCCCGGCAATGTCTTCGTCGCCGGCTTCATCGGCAGCCCCAGCATGAACTTCTTCGACGCCACCCTGGTCGAAGAAGGCGACACCGGCCGGTTGATGGTCGATGGCGGCTCCTTCCGGCTGGCCGTCCCCGCCAACAAGACCGATGCCGTGCGCAAATATCGCGGCCAACAGGTCATCTTCGGCATTCGTCCCGAAGACCTGCACAACGCCCAATACACGCCCCCTGGCTTCACGGCTGCCCCCATGCAGGCCAAAGTGGATGTGACCGAATTGATGGGCAACGAGATCTTCGTCTATCTACTCACCGGCGAAAAGCAGTTCATGGCTCGCGTCGACCCGCGCACCCGCGTCCGCGCCGGCGACGCGCTCGACCTGAACATCAACATGGATTACATGCACCTCTTCGATCCCAAGACCGAAGCGGCCATCATCTAG
- a CDS encoding 2,3-bisphosphoglycerate-independent phosphoglycerate mutase: protein MIDHAVYADLAQKNNNKIVLLVMDGLGGLPLQAGGLTELESAHTPNLDRLASEGSSGRSIPVRAGVTPGSGPAHLSLFSYDPIRFEIGRGVLEALGIGFDLGPDDLAARGNFATANSEGIITDRRAGRIGSDECIRLCALLQANTSLAADGYQVFVEPVKEHRFALILRGPGLGGKLTETDPLVTGKAPLPVEDHSGTPEGARTAALLNQWVAQARGVLAAEPRANSLNLRGLARDPGLPRFPDLYKLRAAAIAVYPMYKGVARLVGMDVIEFEGDRPQHEIAALARVWNDYDFFFIHIKKTDSYGEDGNFDAKAHEIEAVDAVIPDLVALGPGVLIVTGDHSTPAKLRSHSYHPVPTLFWGADVMPDGVTSFGERAAERGAMGLFHATEIIPWAMGYAGRLERFGA, encoded by the coding sequence ATGATCGACCACGCTGTTTATGCCGACCTGGCGCAAAAGAACAACAACAAAATCGTCCTTCTGGTGATGGACGGACTCGGCGGCCTGCCCCTGCAAGCGGGCGGCCTCACCGAACTGGAAAGCGCCCACACCCCTAACCTCGACCGTCTGGCCTCCGAGGGCAGCAGCGGCCGTTCCATCCCCGTGCGAGCGGGCGTCACGCCCGGCTCTGGCCCCGCCCACCTCAGCCTCTTCAGCTACGACCCCATCCGTTTTGAGATCGGGCGCGGCGTCCTGGAGGCGCTGGGGATCGGTTTCGACCTCGGCCCGGATGACCTGGCCGCCCGCGGCAACTTCGCCACCGCCAACAGCGAAGGCATCATCACCGATCGTCGCGCCGGTCGCATCGGCAGCGATGAGTGCATCCGGCTGTGCGCCCTCTTGCAGGCCAACACCAGCCTGGCCGCAGACGGCTACCAGGTCTTCGTCGAACCGGTCAAAGAACACCGCTTCGCCCTCATTTTGCGCGGCCCTGGTTTGGGCGGCAAGCTGACCGAGACCGACCCCCTGGTGACGGGGAAAGCGCCGCTGCCGGTGGAGGATCACAGCGGCACGCCGGAGGGAGCACGGACGGCCGCCCTCCTGAACCAATGGGTGGCGCAGGCGCGAGGCGTCCTCGCTGCCGAGCCGCGCGCCAACTCGCTCAACCTGCGCGGCCTGGCCAGAGACCCCGGCCTGCCCCGCTTCCCCGATCTCTACAAGCTGCGCGCCGCCGCCATCGCCGTCTATCCGATGTACAAGGGCGTGGCCAGGCTGGTGGGGATGGACGTGATCGAGTTCGAGGGCGACCGCCCCCAGCACGAGATCGCCGCCCTGGCCCGTGTCTGGAACGACTACGATTTCTTCTTCATCCACATCAAGAAGACCGATAGCTACGGCGAGGACGGCAATTTCGACGCCAAAGCGCACGAGATCGAGGCCGTCGACGCCGTCATCCCCGACCTAGTGGCCCTCGGCCCCGGCGTCCTCATCGTCACCGGCGACCACAGCACCCCGGCCAAGCTGCGCAGCCACTCCTACCATCCGGTCCCCACCCTCTTCTGGGGGGCGGACGTGATGCCCGATGGTGTGACTTCGTTCGGGGAACGAGCCGCCGAGCGCGGCGCCATGGGCCTCTTCCACGCCACCGAGATCATCCCCTGGGCCATGGGCTACGCCGGCCGGCTGGAGCGTTTCGGCGCTTGA
- a CDS encoding CDP-alcohol phosphatidyltransferase family protein, with amino-acid sequence MSATLPASSESVFAASPRHRLGVWLLHFITACGGVFGLFALYFVHRHDFVMAFWLMGGAVAIDSFDGTLARRLRTHEVSHWLDGALLDNLVDFTTYVVVPAFFMLVGPLLPEAWRLPVAGVVVLASLFQFSQVDAKTEDHFFKGFPSYWNILVFYLFVWGFAPATNAIITLVLATLVFVPIKYAYLSRPDHLFATRGPKLLMLVLTAAWGLATLALLILYPQTPTLLVVLTAGYFLLYLGVSLFRTFSPLPAAAMARVRRR; translated from the coding sequence ATGTCAGCCACTCTCCCCGCCAGTTCAGAATCCGTCTTCGCCGCCTCCCCTCGCCACCGCCTCGGCGTCTGGCTGCTTCATTTCATCACGGCCTGTGGCGGCGTCTTTGGCCTCTTTGCGCTCTACTTCGTCCACAGGCACGATTTCGTGATGGCATTCTGGCTGATGGGGGGCGCCGTGGCCATCGATTCCTTCGATGGCACCCTGGCTCGCCGCTTGCGCACCCACGAGGTCAGCCACTGGTTGGATGGGGCGCTGTTGGATAACCTGGTCGATTTCACCACCTACGTCGTCGTCCCCGCCTTCTTCATGCTGGTCGGCCCCCTGCTGCCCGAAGCCTGGCGCTTGCCTGTGGCCGGCGTCGTCGTCCTGGCCTCGCTGTTTCAGTTTTCCCAGGTCGACGCCAAAACCGAAGACCACTTCTTCAAAGGTTTTCCCAGCTACTGGAACATCCTCGTCTTCTACCTTTTCGTCTGGGGCTTTGCGCCGGCCACGAACGCCATCATCACCCTGGTCCTGGCCACCCTGGTCTTCGTCCCGATCAAATACGCCTACCTTTCCCGGCCCGACCATCTCTTTGCCACCCGCGGACCCAAACTGCTGATGCTTGTCCTCACCGCCGCCTGGGGGCTAGCGACCCTGGCGCTGCTGATCCTGTATCCGCAAACGCCGACCCTGCTCGTCGTTCTCACGGCCGGATACTTCTTGCTCTACCTGGGCGTCAGCCTCTTCCGCACCTTTTCGCCCTTACCGGCGGCCGCCATGGCGCGGGTGAGGAGGCGATGA
- a CDS encoding SH3 domain-containing protein gives MTKRFAGGRSRNRAGLIMALVAVLFLAGCRAGAGEPAGSGSGLATTAAIPILPTLPTRAPGLATVTVAAPLAPEPGPQTATPTPTPPAPPPAPDLSNPLLLPGVYVTAVSVGLASAPGGQVTASAPAGTRLGLIARSDDAAWLRVLYQPDPAQPPISGWVRASAVTAFTDLADLAPVEPGLAPAAGATPAAEGATTATVLADRLNLRAGPGANEPVQGVLRQGQQVQVLGRSADGAWWQVQTAAGDRGWAAARYLQAGGQVGATPAVRPPTAASRGRIVFQERSGGDIYIMNGDGSGLRRLTSGLDPAFSPDGRQVAFTRWDEPRGLWLIDSDGSGERIVFGANRARSPAWSADGGSIVFEQSAGSKVCRQSPFGCLTDDELRQVLGGECRETPFGRFCIGDFPLSNLEFTTLVRLDLATGSARNLPTSDSARAPAIRPGNQTVIYGDKAGLAATQTTGDAPPVQILADARPHGAVSFSPDGRYLFGSQRDGDSWNIWRWTADGGQALALTQPPAIRSVPIDNVAPTVSPDGRTVLFLSNRRGRWELWQMGPDGDNQQPFAPSALSGLHFQYDFNHERVADWGG, from the coding sequence ATGACTAAACGATTTGCTGGCGGCCGGTCCAGAAACAGAGCCGGGCTGATCATGGCGTTGGTCGCCGTTCTGTTCCTGGCCGGATGCCGGGCCGGGGCGGGAGAGCCGGCGGGATCAGGTTCCGGCCTGGCGACCACCGCTGCCATCCCCATCCTGCCGACTCTGCCCACGCGCGCCCCTGGCCTGGCCACGGTCACGGTCGCAGCGCCCCTCGCGCCTGAGCCAGGCCCGCAGACGGCCACACCCACCCCAACCCCGCCCGCGCCGCCGCCCGCGCCCGACCTCTCCAACCCCTTGCTGCTGCCCGGCGTCTATGTCACTGCCGTCAGCGTCGGTCTGGCGAGCGCGCCGGGCGGCCAGGTGACTGCCTCGGCCCCGGCAGGAACCCGGCTGGGGCTGATCGCCCGCAGCGACGATGCCGCCTGGCTGCGCGTCCTCTATCAACCTGACCCCGCTCAGCCCCCCATTTCCGGCTGGGTGCGGGCCTCGGCTGTCACAGCCTTCACCGATCTGGCCGACCTGGCCCCCGTCGAGCCGGGGCTCGCCCCCGCGGCCGGCGCCACCCCAGCCGCCGAAGGCGCGACAACCGCCACAGTCCTGGCCGACCGTCTGAATTTGCGGGCCGGGCCAGGCGCCAATGAGCCGGTGCAGGGCGTGCTCAGGCAGGGGCAGCAAGTACAGGTGTTGGGCCGCAGCGCCGATGGCGCCTGGTGGCAGGTGCAGACGGCAGCCGGTGATCGCGGCTGGGCCGCCGCCCGCTATCTGCAAGCCGGTGGACAGGTGGGGGCGACGCCAGCAGTTCGCCCGCCCACCGCGGCCAGCCGGGGCCGCATCGTCTTTCAGGAGCGCAGCGGCGGCGACATCTACATCATGAACGGTGATGGCTCCGGCCTCCGCCGCCTGACCAGCGGTCTCGACCCCGCCTTCAGCCCGGACGGCCGGCAAGTGGCCTTTACGCGCTGGGATGAGCCGCGCGGCCTCTGGCTAATCGACAGCGACGGCAGCGGCGAGCGGATTGTGTTTGGGGCCAACCGCGCCCGTTCGCCAGCCTGGAGCGCCGACGGCGGCAGCATCGTTTTCGAGCAGTCAGCCGGGAGCAAGGTGTGCCGTCAGTCGCCCTTTGGCTGTCTGACCGACGATGAGCTGCGGCAGGTCTTGGGTGGCGAGTGTCGCGAGACGCCGTTTGGCCGCTTCTGCATCGGCGATTTCCCGCTCAGCAACCTGGAATTCACCACCCTGGTGCGGCTCGATCTGGCCACCGGCAGCGCCCGCAATCTGCCCACAAGCGATTCGGCCCGCGCCCCTGCCATCCGCCCCGGCAACCAAACCGTTATCTATGGCGACAAAGCGGGTCTGGCTGCCACCCAGACGACCGGCGACGCCCCACCGGTTCAAATCCTGGCCGACGCCCGCCCGCATGGGGCCGTGAGCTTCAGCCCGGATGGTCGTTATCTCTTTGGCAGCCAACGCGATGGCGATAGCTGGAATATCTGGCGCTGGACTGCCGACGGCGGGCAGGCGCTGGCCCTGACGCAGCCCCCCGCCATCCGTTCGGTCCCCATCGACAATGTGGCCCCCACAGTCAGCCCCGACGGCCGCACGGTGCTCTTCCTCAGCAACCGCCGCGGGCGCTGGGAACTATGGCAAATGGGGCCGGATGGCGACAACCAGCAACCCTTTGCCCCGTCCGCCCTCTCTGGCCTCCACTTCCAATACGACTTCAACCACGAACGCGTGGCTGATTGGGGTGGCTAA
- a CDS encoding ABC transporter permease: MSLTESFRIALRALTANKLRSILTMLGIIIGVGAVIALMSVGQGVQKLVTEQLQSAGSNLLIVIPGNLDEAQGPGSLRRNRPDKPLTTGDWRAINDPLQVTDVLAAVPELDGGGDVVRGKNSLRTTITGTTAAFGPVRNFVAAEGRFIDDDDLAAEARVVALGSKVAASLFSQDEDPIGQSIKINGIPFRVIGVMEEKGGGGFGSFDNQIFTPLTTAQKRLFPNLRSQSGEPVLSLVMVKVSAEEQLEDVARQIEDLLRARHAITYLDADDFTVINQADILDIFGSITGVLTTFLGGIAAISLLVGGIGIMNIMLVSVTERTREIGLRKAVGAKRRHILTQFLVEAMVLSIIGGVIGMILGFVGAQALAGLSEDLEAVVTMQAVLLATGFSALVGLFFGIYPALRASQLHPIDALRYE; the protein is encoded by the coding sequence ATGAGCCTGACTGAATCCTTCCGCATCGCCTTGCGGGCGCTGACGGCCAACAAATTGCGCTCGATCCTGACCATGCTCGGCATCATCATCGGCGTGGGCGCGGTCATCGCCTTGATGAGCGTGGGTCAGGGTGTGCAAAAACTGGTGACCGAGCAACTGCAAAGCGCCGGCTCGAACCTCTTGATCGTCATCCCCGGCAACCTGGATGAGGCGCAAGGCCCTGGCAGCCTGCGGCGCAACCGCCCCGACAAACCCCTGACCACCGGCGATTGGCGGGCGATCAACGACCCTCTACAAGTGACCGATGTCCTTGCGGCTGTGCCCGAACTGGATGGCGGCGGCGATGTGGTGCGCGGGAAGAACAGTCTGCGCACGACCATCACCGGCACCACCGCCGCTTTTGGCCCTGTCCGCAACTTCGTGGCCGCCGAGGGGCGTTTCATCGACGACGATGACCTGGCCGCCGAGGCCCGCGTCGTCGCCCTGGGCAGCAAGGTGGCTGCGTCCTTGTTCAGCCAGGATGAAGACCCCATTGGTCAGTCGATCAAGATCAACGGCATCCCCTTCCGCGTGATAGGGGTGATGGAAGAAAAGGGCGGCGGCGGTTTCGGCAGCTTCGACAACCAGATCTTCACGCCACTGACAACCGCCCAGAAACGCCTGTTTCCCAATCTGCGCAGCCAGAGCGGTGAACCCGTGCTGTCATTGGTCATGGTCAAAGTGAGCGCCGAGGAGCAGCTGGAGGATGTAGCCAGACAGATCGAAGATCTTCTGCGCGCTCGCCATGCGATCACCTATCTCGATGCCGACGACTTCACGGTCATCAACCAGGCCGACATCCTTGACATCTTCGGCAGCATCACCGGCGTGCTCACCACCTTCCTGGGCGGCATCGCCGCCATCAGCCTGCTGGTGGGCGGGATCGGGATCATGAATATCATGCTCGTCTCCGTCACCGAACGCACGCGCGAGATCGGGCTGCGCAAGGCGGTGGGGGCCAAGCGCCGCCACATCCTCACCCAATTCCTGGTCGAGGCCATGGTGCTCAGCATCATCGGCGGCGTCATTGGCATGATCCTGGGTTTTGTCGGCGCCCAGGCGCTGGCCGGCCTGTCCGAAGACCTGGAAGCGGTCGTCACGATGCAGGCCGTACTCCTGGCCACCGGTTTCAGCGCCCTCGTCGGCCTCTTCTTTGGCATCTACCCGGCCTTGCGCGCTTCGCAACTGCACCCCATCGATGCCCTGCGCTATGAATGA
- a CDS encoding ABC transporter ATP-binding protein has product MIEIKDVTKVYQMGEMEVRALNGVSLRVLPGEMVAIMGPSGSGKSTLMNVLGALDVPTSGNYWLDGQDVAHMTDDQLAEVRNRKIGFVFQSFNLLPRTSALANVELPLIYAGARDRRARSTAALQRVGLGDRLHHHPNELSGGQQQRVAIARALINAPSIILADEPTGNLDSKSGAEIMHIFQELNEQQGITIIFVTHEPDIAEHTRRIIRLQDGLIISDNPVKHPRRAGETAYVRRARDLIENGAADVTTTAATSVATAQEQP; this is encoded by the coding sequence GTGATCGAAATCAAAGATGTGACCAAAGTTTACCAGATGGGCGAAATGGAGGTGCGCGCCCTCAACGGCGTCTCGCTCAGGGTGCTGCCCGGCGAAATGGTGGCGATCATGGGGCCTTCTGGCTCCGGCAAGTCGACGCTGATGAATGTGTTGGGCGCCCTGGACGTGCCGACCAGCGGCAACTACTGGCTGGACGGCCAAGATGTGGCGCACATGACCGACGATCAGCTGGCCGAAGTGCGTAACCGCAAGATCGGCTTCGTGTTCCAGAGCTTCAACCTGCTGCCCCGCACCAGTGCCCTGGCCAATGTCGAACTGCCGCTCATCTATGCCGGGGCGCGCGACCGTCGCGCCCGGTCTACGGCGGCGCTGCAACGCGTGGGCCTGGGCGACCGCCTGCATCACCACCCCAACGAGCTTTCGGGCGGGCAACAACAGCGCGTCGCCATCGCCCGCGCCCTCATCAACGCCCCCAGCATCATCCTGGCCGATGAGCCGACCGGCAACCTGGATTCGAAATCCGGGGCCGAGATCATGCACATCTTCCAGGAGCTCAACGAGCAGCAGGGGATCACGATCATCTTCGTCACCCACGAACCGGACATTGCCGAACACACACGGCGCATCATCCGCCTCCAGGATGGCTTGATCATCAGCGATAACCCTGTGAAACACCCGCGTCGCGCCGGCGAGACGGCCTACGTGCGCCGGGCGCGTGATCTGATCGAGAACGGCGCCGCCGACGTAACGACCACTGCGGCGACGTCCGTCGCGACTGCGCAGGAGCAACCATGA
- a CDS encoding efflux RND transporter periplasmic adaptor subunit, whose amino-acid sequence MRRLLIALLVLAVVGGLSWVGYQATAAEKEPPPPDYEIYTVGEGDIAATVTSTGSVEAAAEVNLVFRSSGAVAELNVQPGDQVTAGQVLARLDSQDLLLAQRQAEVGLRLAEARLAQAQKPVEAIDLAAAEAGLESARAGLAAAQAGYQGLLAGATAAQRKSTEAAREQARVALEAAQAAYDQIAHLPNAGMLPQAVQLQQATIQYEVAKSNVEAALAPATASQRASALAQIAQAQAAVAQAQASVEKLKRGLSAEDLEILQAQVEQARISAEQAALALKNAQIVAPIAGVVGAVNVRANEIPTPGAAAIVLTDPSGYHIDLNVDEIDIGKLQLGQPADITIDALDNAQLAGRVSRIAPIAGSGNPLSGGGVVTYLVRVDLDASDLPLRSGLTATVAITTEEARKVVLLPNRVMRLDRQTGGTYVEKLVDGIPQRTDIAVGLRNEQFSQVLSGVAVGDQLAVRRTDTGEAIRQQFFGGGG is encoded by the coding sequence ATGCGTCGTCTTCTCATTGCTCTTCTTGTCCTGGCCGTTGTCGGCGGCCTTTCCTGGGTCGGCTATCAGGCAACGGCGGCCGAAAAGGAACCGCCACCGCCCGATTATGAAATCTACACCGTCGGCGAGGGTGATATTGCCGCCACCGTCACCTCGACCGGCTCGGTCGAAGCGGCCGCCGAGGTCAATCTCGTCTTTCGTAGCAGCGGCGCCGTGGCCGAGTTGAACGTGCAACCCGGCGACCAGGTGACTGCGGGCCAGGTGCTCGCCCGGCTCGACAGCCAGGATCTGCTGCTGGCCCAACGGCAGGCAGAGGTAGGTCTGCGCTTGGCCGAAGCGCGGCTGGCGCAAGCCCAGAAGCCGGTCGAGGCGATCGATCTAGCCGCAGCCGAGGCCGGGCTGGAATCGGCGCGCGCCGGGCTGGCCGCAGCCCAGGCCGGCTATCAGGGTCTGCTGGCGGGCGCCACCGCCGCCCAACGCAAATCGACCGAGGCCGCGCGCGAGCAGGCGCGGGTGGCGCTAGAGGCGGCCCAAGCTGCCTATGATCAGATCGCCCACCTGCCCAACGCCGGCATGTTGCCGCAAGCGGTACAGCTTCAGCAAGCGACGATCCAGTACGAAGTGGCCAAGTCGAATGTCGAGGCGGCCCTGGCCCCGGCCACCGCCAGCCAGCGCGCCTCGGCCCTGGCCCAGATTGCCCAGGCCCAGGCCGCCGTCGCTCAGGCCCAGGCCAGCGTCGAGAAGCTGAAGCGCGGTCTGTCGGCCGAAGACCTGGAGATCTTGCAGGCCCAGGTCGAGCAGGCGCGCATTTCGGCCGAGCAGGCTGCTTTGGCGCTGAAAAACGCCCAGATCGTCGCCCCCATCGCCGGAGTGGTGGGCGCCGTGAATGTCCGCGCCAACGAAATCCCCACTCCCGGCGCCGCCGCCATCGTCCTCACCGACCCCAGCGGCTACCACATCGACCTCAACGTCGATGAGATCGACATCGGCAAACTCCAACTCGGCCAGCCCGCCGACATCACCATCGACGCCCTCGACAACGCCCAACTGGCCGGTCGCGTGAGCCGCATCGCCCCCATTGCCGGCAGCGGCAATCCTCTTTCGGGCGGCGGCGTCGTCACCTATCTGGTGCGCGTCGACCTCGATGCCAGCGACCTGCCCCTCCGGTCGGGCCTCACCGCCACGGTGGCCATCACCACCGAAGAGGCGCGCAAGGTGGTGCTCTTGCCCAATCGGGTCATGCGCCTCGACCGGCAAACGGGCGGGACATATGTCGAAAAACTGGTAGACGGCATCCCGCAGCGAACCGATATCGCGGTGGGCCTGCGCAACGAGCAATTCAGCCAGGTGCTGTCCGGCGTTGCCGTTGGCGATCAACTGGCCGTGCGCCGCACCGACACCGGCGAGGCCATCCGGCAGCAGTTCTTCGGCGGAGGTGGTTGA
- a CDS encoding YIP1 family protein, which yields MTNSITPDLRPVNTLRLLIDIIAAPGEALRRLSEVQPRSWWLPALLSLLSAFAYLGVTLEETAAEAAKQVQAQMATLSAEQAAAAAPMIERVTSPAFLFGSGAVTIVLGLLIAWGLASLVLYLGASLAGGQVKIGKLWPAIVWTWLPFALRGFLQTAWSAIAGSLIHYPGLSFWFATGDATADQTRPLFALASQIDLFGLWHVVLVYLLLRLVARMGGGGAFAITLAYVVINLGVRLLPALLGGAFRLG from the coding sequence ATGACGAACTCCATTACCCCCGACCTGCGTCCGGTCAACACCCTTCGTCTTCTCATCGACATCATTGCCGCTCCCGGCGAGGCGCTTCGCCGCCTGAGCGAGGTGCAGCCGCGCAGCTGGTGGCTGCCGGCCCTCCTCTCCCTGCTCTCGGCCTTCGCCTACCTGGGCGTGACCCTGGAAGAGACGGCCGCCGAGGCCGCCAAACAAGTGCAGGCGCAGATGGCCACCCTGTCGGCGGAACAGGCGGCGGCGGCAGCGCCGATGATCGAGCGCGTCACCTCCCCCGCCTTCCTCTTCGGCAGCGGCGCCGTCACCATCGTCCTGGGGCTGCTGATCGCCTGGGGCCTGGCCAGCCTGGTGCTCTATCTCGGCGCTTCGCTGGCCGGCGGCCAGGTGAAGATCGGCAAACTCTGGCCAGCCATCGTCTGGACATGGCTTCCCTTCGCCCTGCGCGGCTTCTTGCAGACGGCCTGGAGCGCCATCGCTGGCAGCCTGATCCACTATCCCGGCCTGTCTTTCTGGTTCGCAACCGGCGACGCCACGGCGGATCAGACGCGGCCCTTGTTCGCCCTGGCCAGCCAGATCGATCTGTTCGGCCTCTGGCATGTGGTGCTGGTCTATCTGCTTCTGCGCCTGGTGGCGCGGATGGGCGGCGGCGGCGCCTTCGCCATCACCCTGGCCTATGTCGTCATCAACCTGGGGGTGCGGCTGCTCCCGGCCCTCCTCGGTGGCGCCTTCCGCCTCGGATGA
- a CDS encoding redox-sensing transcriptional repressor Rex, producing MSRPIVPDIVVGRLPIYLRVLNHLIAEGRQITSSQELGDRLGISSAQIRKDLSHFGEFGKQGTGYNVAYLRDQLAEILNVDREWRMVLIGAGDLGHALAHYHRFADNGFQIVGVFDSDPAKIGSMLGAYRVHGMEDLEQVVRSQGVEIAIIAVPPAAAREVASALIGLGISSILNYAPITLTTPANVHVQYVDPVAQLQHMAYYSQEAGPPPGR from the coding sequence ATGTCTCGTCCCATTGTTCCCGACATCGTTGTCGGCCGCCTGCCCATCTACCTACGGGTGCTGAACCATCTCATTGCCGAAGGTCGTCAGATCACCTCATCGCAGGAGTTGGGCGACAGACTGGGCATCAGTTCGGCGCAAATCCGTAAAGACCTCTCCCATTTCGGTGAATTCGGCAAGCAAGGGACGGGCTACAACGTCGCCTATCTGCGCGATCAGTTGGCTGAAATCCTCAATGTCGATCGCGAGTGGCGGATGGTGCTGATCGGCGCCGGCGATTTAGGGCACGCGCTGGCGCACTATCATCGTTTTGCCGACAACGGTTTTCAGATCGTGGGTGTTTTCGACAGCGACCCGGCCAAGATCGGCTCGATGCTGGGTGCGTACCGGGTTCACGGCATGGAAGACCTGGAGCAGGTCGTCCGCTCGCAGGGCGTCGAGATCGCCATCATCGCCGTGCCCCCGGCTGCAGCCAGAGAAGTGGCGAGCGCGCTGATCGGGTTGGGCATCTCCTCGATCCTGAATTATGCACCCATCACCCTGACGACGCCAGCCAACGTCCATGTGCAATATGTCGATCCAGTGGCCCAACTTCAGCACATGGCCTACTACAGCCAGGAGGCAGGGCCGCCTCCGGGCCGCTAG